The following are encoded together in the Actinoplanes sp. N902-109 genome:
- a CDS encoding helix-turn-helix transcriptional regulator translates to MEHTVNTLAGLGLTDAAERVYRTMLRDPVLPVCKLSAELGCAESEVRSALDELARLCLIRQSWEDPMIMVPVSPEVGLASLLSREQQELSRRRQGIEASRSAVEALVASYAELRTQHPAPPDVEQVVGADAVRNRIEELGRQCRYELLTLAPDKDLSTSVNLEEILLTRGVSIRAVHLDSIRNDPTVRGYARWLTELGGDVRTTATLPARLLVLDREIAIVPVSATDPEAGVLVLRSSGAVDGLCALFDSVWRGALPWHARRKPRDCEGLTSQERVIMELLGQGHTDEVVARRLGVSVRTCRRIIADLMTRLHARSRFQAGACAQAAGWL, encoded by the coding sequence ATGGAACACACGGTCAACACTCTCGCCGGGCTGGGCCTGACCGATGCGGCCGAGCGCGTCTATCGCACGATGCTGCGCGACCCGGTGCTGCCGGTCTGCAAGCTGAGCGCCGAACTGGGCTGTGCCGAGTCCGAGGTCCGGTCCGCGCTCGACGAGCTCGCCCGGCTCTGCCTGATCCGGCAGTCCTGGGAGGACCCGATGATCATGGTGCCGGTCAGCCCGGAGGTCGGCCTTGCTTCCCTGCTCAGCCGGGAGCAGCAGGAACTCTCCAGGCGCCGGCAGGGGATCGAGGCCAGCCGCTCGGCGGTCGAGGCCCTGGTGGCCAGCTACGCCGAACTGCGCACGCAGCACCCGGCTCCGCCCGACGTCGAGCAGGTCGTCGGCGCCGACGCGGTGCGCAACCGGATCGAGGAGCTCGGCCGGCAGTGCCGCTACGAACTGCTCACCCTGGCCCCGGACAAGGACCTGAGCACCAGCGTCAACCTCGAGGAAATTCTGCTCACCCGCGGCGTCTCGATCCGCGCTGTGCACTTGGACAGCATCCGCAACGACCCCACCGTCCGCGGGTACGCCCGCTGGCTCACCGAGCTGGGTGGCGACGTTCGTACCACGGCCACCCTGCCGGCCCGGCTGCTGGTGCTCGACCGGGAGATCGCCATCGTCCCGGTCAGCGCCACCGACCCGGAGGCGGGGGTGCTCGTGCTGCGCAGCTCGGGGGCGGTCGACGGGCTCTGCGCGCTGTTCGACTCGGTCTGGCGTGGGGCGCTGCCGTGGCACGCCCGCCGCAAGCCGCGCGACTGTGAGGGTCTGACCAGCCAGGAGCGGGTCATCATGGAGCTGCTCGGGCAGGGCCACACCGACGAGGTCGTCGCCCGCCGGCTCGGCGTCTCGGTGCGCACCTGCCGCCGGATCATCGCCGACCTGATGACCCGGCTGCACGCCCGCAGCCGCTTCCAGGCCGGGGCGTGCGCCCAGGCCGCCGGCTGGCTGTGA
- the gntA gene encoding guanitoxin biosynthesis heme-dependent pre-guanitoxin N-hydroxylase GntA — translation MSTGLDSAFRAWLESDTFTCLGARASLHRGELVTREYARMGDTADTQQLYADLAAFLAEGPRPGGFHSFAALFTEPGPVDEEGFEKVLWQQLGELHELDRDGFGWAPDASTDPEDPMFAFSLAGHPVFVIGLHPYSSRISRRFRAPALVFNSHRQFAELKEQGRWPRLQHAIRRRELLVQGSVNPMLSDYGEASEAPQYSGRAVPADWRCPFAL, via the coding sequence GTGAGCACCGGACTCGACAGCGCTTTCCGGGCATGGCTCGAAAGCGACACTTTCACCTGTCTCGGCGCACGGGCCTCGCTGCACCGCGGCGAGCTGGTCACCCGCGAGTACGCCCGGATGGGCGACACCGCCGACACCCAGCAGTTGTACGCCGACCTGGCGGCTTTCCTCGCCGAGGGACCCCGCCCCGGCGGCTTCCATTCGTTCGCGGCCCTGTTCACCGAGCCCGGACCGGTCGACGAGGAGGGTTTCGAGAAGGTCCTCTGGCAGCAACTGGGCGAGCTGCACGAGCTGGACCGCGACGGGTTCGGCTGGGCGCCCGACGCCTCGACCGACCCGGAGGACCCGATGTTCGCCTTCAGCCTGGCCGGCCATCCGGTGTTCGTGATCGGGCTGCATCCGTACTCGTCCCGGATCTCCCGCCGCTTCCGGGCCCCCGCGCTGGTGTTCAACTCGCACCGGCAGTTCGCCGAGCTCAAGGAACAGGGCCGGTGGCCGCGGCTGCAACACGCGATCCGGCGGCGGGAGCTGCTGGTGCAGGGTTCGGTGAACCCGATGCTCAGCGACTACGGCGAGGCGTCGGAGGCACCGCAGTACTCCGGACGGGCCGTGCCGGCGGACTGGAGATGCCCGTTCGCGCTGTGA
- a CDS encoding phenylalanyl-tRNA synthetase subunit beta, with translation MRISLAWLAAVAGRRIEPDELVRRLREAGAGVTPVAPDAIEVVAPPMVAHLASVRGVVAAMGAGPAPAAPALPGGLLIEHDDPGTVLAAARLTVPGPVTVPDREAAWLGSPAGSLTDVLAFVRTETGVRVQAAPAPEGRTLRRCAGRLRWDGEPLTFDDAATGPDLLLVALGDGRAGPALARAAELLTAWAGATVHTAGIAGPGPARLVVDAATLDRLTGPGFGAARGAALLTAADLPAGTGPDGELVVHVPAGRTDVDRPETVAAEIVRLAGGYRRLTPRLPGATRLPATDPVAQVCAAAVETGIRFGLRQVCTLVLRPPGEDDDLGPDRSAMAVHGRTGKRHQVVRGSLLPGVVEVARAALRAGEPAYVFEVGAVPRSATPGDEAFRFTAVLAGPVARPGLADPEPRQAVFADLVALAEAVGRGCARGAPAYAAAEHPAYETVFEVCFSGTATGRLGVRTDGLLCLDLELSRLAALPEVRTPVRLPDPQPPITVHMTVEVPPEVSAADVRAVVGTALGLDAARVRVKDVFGQDGPVSLTLSADVPPVPDEPVRAQRRARREAVLQAVAAQGWPGR, from the coding sequence ATGAGGATCTCGCTGGCCTGGCTTGCCGCGGTGGCCGGCCGCCGGATCGAGCCGGACGAGCTGGTCCGGCGGCTGCGCGAGGCCGGAGCCGGGGTGACGCCGGTCGCCCCGGACGCCATCGAGGTGGTGGCCCCGCCGATGGTCGCGCACCTGGCTTCGGTGCGCGGGGTCGTGGCCGCGATGGGTGCCGGTCCGGCCCCGGCCGCGCCCGCATTGCCCGGTGGCCTGCTGATCGAGCACGACGATCCCGGCACGGTGCTGGCTGCCGCGCGGCTGACGGTGCCCGGCCCGGTCACGGTCCCGGACCGGGAAGCTGCCTGGCTAGGCTCCCCGGCCGGCTCGCTCACCGACGTCCTGGCCTTCGTGCGGACCGAGACGGGGGTACGGGTCCAAGCCGCCCCCGCACCGGAGGGCCGGACGCTGCGCCGCTGCGCCGGCCGGCTCCGGTGGGACGGCGAGCCGCTCACCTTCGACGACGCGGCAACCGGTCCGGACCTGCTGCTGGTGGCGCTGGGCGACGGCCGGGCCGGACCGGCGCTGGCCCGCGCGGCCGAACTGCTGACCGCGTGGGCCGGAGCCACCGTGCACACCGCCGGGATTGCCGGACCCGGCCCGGCCCGGCTGGTGGTCGATGCGGCGACGCTGGACCGGCTCACCGGGCCCGGCTTCGGTGCGGCCCGCGGTGCGGCGCTGCTCACCGCGGCCGACCTGCCGGCCGGAACCGGACCGGACGGCGAGCTGGTGGTGCACGTCCCGGCCGGGCGCACCGATGTGGACCGGCCGGAGACCGTCGCGGCGGAGATCGTCCGGCTGGCCGGGGGCTACCGGCGCCTGACGCCCCGGTTGCCGGGGGCGACCCGGTTGCCGGCGACCGACCCGGTGGCACAGGTGTGCGCGGCGGCGGTCGAGACCGGCATCCGCTTCGGGCTGCGCCAGGTGTGCACGCTCGTGCTGCGCCCGCCGGGCGAGGACGACGACCTCGGGCCGGACCGCTCGGCCATGGCGGTGCACGGCCGCACCGGCAAGCGGCACCAGGTGGTGCGGGGGTCGCTGCTGCCCGGGGTGGTCGAGGTCGCGCGGGCGGCGTTGCGGGCGGGTGAGCCGGCGTACGTGTTCGAGGTCGGGGCCGTTCCCCGCTCGGCCACCCCGGGCGACGAGGCGTTCCGGTTCACCGCGGTGCTGGCCGGCCCGGTGGCCAGGCCGGGGCTGGCCGATCCGGAGCCCCGGCAGGCGGTGTTCGCCGACCTGGTCGCGCTGGCCGAGGCGGTGGGCCGCGGCTGTGCCCGGGGTGCCCCGGCGTATGCGGCTGCTGAGCACCCGGCGTACGAGACGGTCTTCGAGGTCTGTTTCTCCGGAACCGCGACCGGGCGGCTGGGCGTGCGCACCGACGGGTTGCTCTGTCTCGATCTGGAGCTGAGCCGGCTGGCGGCGCTGCCGGAGGTGCGGACCCCGGTCCGGCTGCCGGACCCGCAGCCACCGATCACCGTGCACATGACGGTGGAGGTGCCGCCGGAGGTCTCGGCCGCCGACGTGCGCGCGGTCGTGGGGACCGCGCTGGGGCTCGACGCGGCCCGGGTCCGGGTCAAGGACGTGTTCGGCCAGGACGGGCCGGTCTCGCTGACGCTCAGCGCGGACGTCCCGCCGGTGCCGGACGAACCCGTCCGCGCCCAGCGCCGGGCGCGGCGGGAGGCGGTGCTGCAGGCAGTGGCCGCACAGGGATGGCCGGGGCGCTGA
- a CDS encoding class I SAM-dependent methyltransferase, which yields MTDWKPETYGPRWRGVYDEIDWPEPTAAVEWLAKNAGSGRTLELAIGTGRIALPLAERGVDLDGLDASPEIVEVMRGKQGGADIEVFTGNFADFSIDRKYSQILLLLNSLYALQTQEEQIQCFRTVADHLEPGGTFVVEAFMPDPTRFQFGGRAHVYDVGIDHVRIEADTFDRANQLIKENHVEIRETGIKLYPAFLRYVWPSEMDLMARLAGLVPETRLGDWSGAPFDSWSEDFIGVYRKPA from the coding sequence ATGACTGACTGGAAGCCGGAAACCTATGGTCCCCGCTGGCGTGGGGTGTACGACGAGATCGACTGGCCGGAGCCGACCGCCGCGGTCGAGTGGCTGGCCAAGAACGCCGGCTCGGGACGCACCCTGGAGCTGGCGATCGGCACCGGCCGGATCGCCCTGCCGCTGGCCGAGCGCGGCGTCGACCTCGACGGCCTGGACGCCTCCCCGGAGATCGTCGAGGTGATGCGGGGCAAGCAGGGCGGCGCCGACATCGAGGTGTTCACCGGCAACTTCGCCGACTTCTCGATCGACCGCAAGTACTCGCAGATCCTGCTGCTGCTGAACTCGCTCTACGCCCTGCAGACGCAGGAGGAGCAGATCCAGTGCTTCCGGACGGTCGCCGACCACCTGGAACCGGGCGGCACGTTCGTGGTCGAGGCGTTCATGCCGGACCCCACCCGGTTCCAGTTCGGCGGCCGGGCGCACGTGTACGACGTCGGCATCGACCACGTCCGGATCGAGGCGGACACGTTCGACCGGGCCAACCAGCTGATCAAGGAGAACCACGTCGAGATCCGGGAGACCGGCATCAAGCTGTACCCGGCGTTCCTGCGCTACGTGTGGCCGTCCGAGATGGACCTGATGGCGCGGCTCGCCGGGCTGGTGCCGGAGACCAGGCTCGGCGACTGGAGCGGCGCGCCGTTCGACTCCTGGTCCGAGGACTTCATCGGCGTCTACCGCAAGCCGGCATGA
- a CDS encoding ATP-grasp domain-containing protein — protein MSHPGRGTLLLLGSGYQLGHERLLAQMAAEADLLLLNPAPPTWQRRWVHDVAVFDPADPAALTRAAKEMLSRHDADAVATYEESLVVPAARLAHELGLPGVPVVAAELARDKHRQRTLLNETGLSPTVSVLVSDLASARAAADRIGYPLVVKPRGLSGSAGVRRVDDPADFDAAYRAAHTVDKKGLVSEGVLIEEFLDGFEFDVDCRIVGGRAVPVSWARKIWAYDPYPIEAGFLIGNGALSAPATTAGFELACRAVEAAGMDRTVAHVEVKMTSRGPRIIELNARPGGDIAGRIVELGRNVRLGALLAAAALGRELDWQPVADRAAGIRFLYPRARQRFAGLAEAADLRSRPWIHEIRELCEHGAEVAAPPEDLWGRAGYVMATGAHADEVHDRLLLAHHELAVLGPYV, from the coding sequence ATGAGTCATCCCGGCCGTGGCACGCTGCTGCTGCTCGGCTCCGGCTACCAGCTCGGCCATGAGCGGCTGCTGGCGCAGATGGCCGCCGAGGCGGATCTGCTGCTGCTCAACCCCGCACCGCCCACCTGGCAGCGGCGCTGGGTGCACGACGTCGCGGTGTTCGACCCGGCCGACCCGGCCGCGCTGACCCGGGCGGCCAAGGAGATGCTGAGCCGGCACGACGCGGACGCCGTGGCCACGTACGAGGAATCGCTCGTCGTCCCCGCCGCCCGGCTGGCCCACGAGCTCGGCCTGCCCGGGGTGCCGGTGGTCGCCGCCGAGCTGGCCCGCGACAAGCACCGCCAGCGCACCCTGCTCAACGAGACCGGGCTGTCCCCCACGGTGTCCGTGCTGGTGTCCGACCTGGCCTCGGCCCGGGCCGCCGCGGACCGGATCGGTTACCCGCTGGTGGTCAAGCCGCGCGGGCTGTCCGGCAGCGCCGGGGTACGCCGGGTCGACGACCCCGCCGACTTCGACGCCGCGTACCGGGCCGCGCACACCGTCGACAAGAAGGGACTGGTCAGCGAGGGCGTGCTGATCGAGGAGTTCCTCGACGGCTTCGAGTTCGACGTCGACTGCCGCATCGTCGGCGGCCGGGCCGTGCCGGTGTCGTGGGCCCGCAAGATCTGGGCGTACGACCCGTACCCGATCGAGGCGGGCTTCCTGATCGGCAACGGCGCCCTGTCCGCCCCGGCCACCACCGCGGGCTTCGAGCTGGCCTGCCGCGCGGTCGAGGCGGCCGGGATGGACCGTACGGTCGCCCACGTGGAGGTCAAGATGACCTCGCGCGGCCCGCGGATCATCGAGCTCAACGCCCGCCCCGGCGGGGACATCGCCGGGCGCATCGTGGAGCTCGGCCGCAACGTCCGGCTGGGTGCGCTGCTGGCCGCCGCCGCCCTGGGTCGCGAGCTGGACTGGCAGCCGGTCGCCGACCGGGCCGCCGGCATCCGCTTCCTCTACCCCAGGGCGCGGCAGCGGTTCGCGGGGCTGGCCGAGGCGGCGGACCTGCGCTCGCGGCCCTGGATCCACGAGATCCGCGAACTGTGCGAGCACGGCGCCGAGGTCGCCGCACCACCCGAGGACCTGTGGGGCCGGGCCGGCTACGTGATGGCCACCGGGGCCCACGCCGACGAGGTGCACGACCGGCTGCTGCTCGCCCACCACGAACTGGCCGTGCTCGGCCCGTACGTCTGA
- a CDS encoding MFS transporter, with translation MTASPRTYLSGWAVTTLGTGIVFPLTAVYLHDHVGLPVPAVSLYFAVFAVAGLVANPFAGVAAGRYGPGRVVLVATGFQTLGPLVLAAAGPPAFGMVAALLSGAGTGIFYAVLTPLLIDLFGRDRLGRVLAGQNAVSAATVGVGALAGGVLAGWGGVAGYRLAFVLNGLSYAAYGLLLAVILRGRRIAAAEPADRPFAGVLTPFTDRGFRWLLLLQGLLVLLGFGQIESVTPLVLRESAGLGVSGIGVVLAVNSLAVIAFQAPLLRVVERIGHVRALQTAVGCWAASLVLLWGATVAGSGAGVVVAAGFALLVALGECLISPSLQPLVVELAPADRMTAYTAATSLLHSIGNLLAPAVCLPLFASFGFAAYLGFQVAGYALALLATVVLVTLSPARPAALLKGH, from the coding sequence ATGACAGCCTCCCCGCGCACCTACCTGTCCGGCTGGGCGGTGACCACGCTCGGCACCGGGATCGTCTTCCCGTTGACGGCGGTCTACCTGCACGACCACGTCGGTCTGCCGGTGCCCGCGGTGTCGCTGTACTTCGCGGTGTTCGCCGTGGCCGGTCTGGTCGCCAACCCCTTCGCCGGGGTGGCGGCCGGCCGGTACGGCCCGGGCCGGGTGGTGCTGGTGGCCACCGGGTTCCAGACGCTGGGCCCGCTGGTGCTGGCCGCGGCCGGTCCGCCGGCGTTCGGCATGGTCGCCGCGCTGCTGTCCGGCGCGGGCACCGGGATCTTCTACGCCGTGCTCACCCCGCTGCTCATCGATCTGTTCGGGCGGGACCGGCTGGGCCGGGTGCTGGCCGGGCAGAACGCGGTCAGCGCGGCCACGGTCGGTGTCGGGGCCCTGGCCGGCGGCGTGCTGGCCGGCTGGGGCGGGGTGGCCGGCTACCGGCTGGCGTTCGTGCTCAACGGCCTCAGCTACGCGGCGTACGGATTGCTGCTCGCGGTGATCCTGCGCGGCCGGCGGATCGCCGCGGCGGAGCCTGCCGACCGGCCGTTCGCCGGGGTGCTGACCCCGTTCACCGATCGCGGGTTCCGGTGGCTCCTGCTGCTGCAGGGTCTGCTGGTGCTGCTCGGCTTCGGGCAGATCGAGTCGGTCACCCCGCTGGTGCTGCGGGAGAGCGCCGGGCTCGGGGTGTCCGGGATCGGCGTGGTGCTCGCGGTCAACTCGCTGGCCGTGATCGCTTTTCAGGCGCCGCTGCTGCGGGTGGTCGAGCGGATCGGGCACGTCCGGGCGCTGCAGACCGCCGTCGGCTGCTGGGCCGCGAGCCTGGTCCTGCTGTGGGGCGCCACGGTGGCCGGGAGCGGCGCCGGGGTGGTCGTCGCGGCGGGTTTCGCCCTGCTGGTGGCGCTCGGCGAGTGCCTGATCTCGCCGAGCCTGCAACCGCTGGTGGTGGAGCTCGCCCCGGCCGACCGGATGACCGCCTACACGGCCGCCACGTCGCTGCTGCACAGCATCGGCAACCTGCTCGCCCCGGCCGTCTGCCTGCCGCTGTTCGCCTCGTTCGGATTCGCCGCCTACCTGGGCTTCCAGGTCGCCGGGTACGCGCTGGCCCTGCTGGCCACGGTGGTGCTGGTGACGCTGAGCCCGGCCCGGCCGGCGGCCCTCCTGAAAGGACACTGA